A genomic region of Lytechinus pictus isolate F3 Inbred chromosome 2, Lp3.0, whole genome shotgun sequence contains the following coding sequences:
- the LOC135153292 gene encoding E3 ubiquitin-protein ligase TRIM71-like: MAEELKDTIAQSLECPVCLTTFTDPKILSCSHTYCKVCLEKLLESRGDDQMIRCPVCRADTQVPNQDVSQLPASLAFRNLIEDVKNQHQICTNCDSEDKPKAVVYCQDCGNYLCITCHNMHSQWKNFVDHEIIAMSEISSGKVSIRRYRKCRKHPKEDEECFCSNCKRFTCFRCAVMEHKDQGHQVIESATYESHHTKTIEEVKFKVEKKQSCFRNYIDLIDEQKKCVGDAMKHCTYDINKAYDEAVRQLTEKREILLGEVKGKTERVEEALEEMKKSAQQRINHLTTIAEMVTNRRNAPVDMDTLAVYDTLCEDLQEALNQENPDYEQPNKTCRNAKSSLFERNIGKDELGLGKIVNELVKSIALPTKDSMNVMINTPDGRMAVGCGGEARGVNIFSADGHLQQTVLKDVTIHALGFLSDGRCVVIDNSNTVALYTPEFTKLDVMFETLKYDEGGFSNLTVDSDDLVYVSYRKPKKILVFSSAGGQAIKEIPCHGYEPRQIISYNDSLIISSYNTVRLIDKEGDVKHTLTKPSNTYPDAAVSQSNTILIATVEYNEGLVSIDEYTDELEHIHNLVNEYKIEKPIKRNWYYLQQYRSGEIAFCTPDNLYIIIT, encoded by the coding sequence ATGGCTGAGGAATTAAAAGACACGATTGCTCAGAGTCTGGAGTGTCCTGTATGTCTGACTACCTTCACTGATCCCAAGATCCTGTCTTGCTCACACACCTACTGCAAGGTCTGTCTGGAAAAGCTCTTGGAATCCCGTGGTGATGACCAGATGATCCGATGCCCTGTCTGCAGAGCCGATACCCAGGTCCCAAATCAGGATGTCAGCCAACTACCGGCAAGCCTAGCTTTCAGGAATCTTATAGAGGACGTGaaaaatcaacatcaaattTGCACGAATTGTGATTCCGAGGATAAGCCCAAAGCTGTTGTCTACTGCCAAGATTGTGGCAACTATCTCTGTATTACTTGCCACAATATGCACTCTCAGTGGAAAAACTTTGTCGATCATGAGATCATAGCCATGAGTGAGATCTCATCAGGAAAGGTGTCAATACGTAGATACCGGAAATGCAGGAAGCATCCGAAAGAAGACGAAGAATGTTTTTGTTCTAATTGTAAGAGATTCACATGCTTCAGGTGTGCTGTTATGGAACATAAAGATCAAGGACACCAGGTCATTGAGTCAGCTACTTATGAAAGTCATCACACGAAGACAATCGAAGAGGTTAAATTCAAGGTGGAGAAGAAACAATCTTGCTTTCGGAATTACATCGATCTCATCGATGAACAGAAGAAGTGTGTGGGTGATGCTATGAAGCATTGCACATATGACATCAACAAAGCATATGATGAAGCAGTTCGGCAGTTGACAGAGAAGAGAGAAATCCTACTTGGTGAAGTCAAGGGAAAGACTGAAAGAGTAGAGGAAGCCCtggaagaaatgaagaaatcaGCTCAGCAGCGCATCAATCACTTAACGACCATCGCTGAGATGGTAACCAATAGGAGAAATGCACCAGTAGACATGGATACTTTGGCTGTATATGACACCTTATGTGAAGACCTACAAGAAGCCTTAAATCAGGAAAATCCTGATTATGAGCAGCCGAATAAAACATGCAGGAATGCGAAAAGTTCCCTTTTTGAAAGGAACATTGGAAAGGACGAACTAGGTCTGGGAAAAATTGTTAACGAGCTTGTAAAGAGCATTGCTTTGCCTACTAAAGATAGCATGAATGTCATGATAAACACACCAGATGGTAGGATGGCAGTAGGGTGTGGTGGTGAAGCGCGTGGCGTGAACATCTTCTCTGCTGATGGTCATCTCCAGCAGACAGTTCTCAAGGATGTTACGATTCATGCATTGGGTTTCCTCTCTGATGGTCGATGTGTTGTAATTGATAACTCAAACACGGTAGCACTGTACACACCAGAGTTCACGAAGTTGGATGTGATGTTTGAGACTCTGAAATACGATGAAGGTGGGTTTTCTAACCTCACTGTTGATAGTGATGATCTGGTCTATGTTAGCTACAGGAAACCCAAGAAGATCCTGGTGTTCTCATCAGCAGGTGGACAGGCAATCAAGGAGATACCATGCCACGGATATGAACCTCGGCAAATCATTTCTTACAATGATTCACTAATCATTAGTTCATATAATACTGTACGATTGATAGACAAAGAAGGTGATGTAAAACATACATTAACCAAACCAAGTAATACTTACCCAGACGCTGCAGTGTCTCAAAGCAATACAATCCTGATAGCCACGGTGGAGTACAATGAAGGTTTGGTGAGCATCGATGAGTACACAGACGAGCTGGAGCACATTCATAACCTTGTTAATGAGTACAAGATTGAGAAGCCTATAAAGAGAAATTGGTATTATCTCCAGCAGTACCGATCAGGAGAGATCGCCTTCTGCACTCCTGATAACCTCTATATTATAATCACATAA